A genomic region of Mycobacterium sp. Aquia_213 contains the following coding sequences:
- a CDS encoding isobutyryl-CoA dehydrogenase codes for MFALNEDERVITETAAAFAAKRIAPFALEWEAAHHFPTDVLREAAELGMAAIYCRDDVGGSGLRRLDGVRIFEQLAIADPTTAAFLSIHNMCAWMIDSFGTDEQRKEWIPRLAPMDVIASYCLTEPGAGSDASALSTRAVKQGGDYVLDGVKQFISGAGASDVYVVMARTGGEGPRGISAFIIEKDTPGLSFGALEEKMGWHAQPTAQVILEGVRIPADAMLGGADGEGAGFGIAMNGLNGGRLNIAACSLGGAQSAFDKAGAYVRERHAFGSALLDEPTIRFTLADMATGLETSRMMLWRAASALDSGDPDKVELCAMAKRYVTDTCFDVADKALQLHGGYGYLREYGLEKIVRDLRVHRILEGTNEIMRVVIGRAEAGRFRATA; via the coding sequence ATGTTCGCCCTGAACGAAGACGAACGGGTCATCACCGAAACGGCGGCAGCGTTCGCCGCGAAACGCATTGCCCCGTTCGCCCTGGAATGGGAAGCGGCCCACCACTTCCCGACCGACGTGTTGCGCGAGGCCGCCGAACTCGGCATGGCGGCGATCTATTGCCGCGATGACGTCGGCGGCAGCGGGCTGCGCCGCCTCGACGGGGTGCGGATCTTCGAGCAGTTGGCCATCGCCGATCCGACCACCGCCGCGTTCCTATCCATCCACAACATGTGCGCGTGGATGATCGACAGCTTCGGCACCGACGAGCAGCGCAAGGAATGGATACCGCGGCTGGCGCCGATGGATGTCATCGCCAGCTACTGCCTGACCGAGCCCGGCGCCGGATCCGACGCCAGCGCATTGAGCACCCGTGCGGTCAAGCAGGGCGGCGACTATGTGCTCGACGGCGTCAAGCAGTTCATCTCCGGCGCGGGCGCTTCCGATGTCTACGTGGTGATGGCCCGCACCGGCGGCGAGGGACCCCGCGGGATTTCGGCCTTCATCATCGAAAAGGACACTCCGGGACTGAGTTTCGGCGCGCTCGAAGAGAAGATGGGCTGGCACGCTCAACCGACCGCACAGGTGATCCTGGAGGGAGTCCGGATCCCCGCCGATGCGATGCTGGGCGGTGCCGACGGCGAGGGCGCCGGTTTCGGCATCGCGATGAACGGCCTCAACGGCGGCCGGCTCAACATTGCGGCGTGCTCGCTCGGCGGCGCGCAGTCGGCGTTCGACAAGGCGGGGGCCTATGTGCGCGAGCGCCACGCGTTCGGCTCCGCACTGCTCGACGAGCCCACCATCCGCTTCACCCTGGCCGACATGGCGACCGGGCTGGAGACCTCGCGAATGATGTTGTGGCGGGCCGCAAGTGCGCTGGACAGCGGCGACCCCGACAAGGTCGAGCTGTGTGCGATGGCCAAACGCTATGTCACCGACACCTGCTTCGACGTCGCGGACAAGGCGCTGCAACTCCATGGGGGCTACGGCTATCTGCGCGAGTATGGTCTGGAAAAGATCGTCCGCGATCTTCGGGTGCACCGAATCCTCGAGGGGACCAACGAAATCATGCGGGTGGTCATCGGCCGCGCGGAGGCGGGCCGATTTCGCGCTACCGCGTAG